A section of the Candidatus Sysuiplasma acidicola genome encodes:
- a CDS encoding 4Fe-4S dicluster domain-containing protein, producing the protein MFEIILWPIAALMVLFIAISVKWSSRMRERVGFSFVLFVLGMMAAMIASIAVYVNDPTIESIEFSAALNFTVMMAGIGAILYSFITMQGGANMDTTAGALSSPAARLLTAYRMSVISLVLVNEILMGWAFSMISGTVAAKAHSISLITIINVLNASVNSYWFTFTMSAEMLASLFYFRKRMPMEMRIIVSFQSVFMFLLPTALIPFHGSKFGVYAGSVAMLFLFIYLFDYLYKNRNLKIPISNYIMLLLGIYVFMMASLFYWSAGGGLFPLTLSVIAEMILYFGAILNADAFAKKDAMVWLTRPSWAFILLSLIFAGEYFMAGLLDVQFFGSVFLSHVGTAVIGHNMVLAIPALLFDFIEYVGLITGSVWFYVMMGAEMGALVIFQIGKVHQIETKIRLALVVVAYSVYSVLIPFFLIPGDTLSTIPFLGWSMGVGTSGAFAPALLAAMAGTYLISGILSFFFGGRQVCSLFCTAALMYQGTFYDSMKEFGKSSKIAKKVRRNTMSRLYVVTASLVWSSIFIAVLLSYLTSVGVIHVSLFGVDPIVFIYVFYFNFLWYVIFISIPYFGTYGCVTTGVCHWGMFNQFVGRLGFWKLKVKDPIACVNCKTKDCTNACPVGLTAMPGSFIGKGEFRSYKCIGVGECASACPVDNIFFYDVRNWFRDWLRSKQSEKRHSLILKIGGKRD; encoded by the coding sequence ATGTTCGAAATCATTCTGTGGCCAATCGCCGCCCTCATGGTGTTATTCATCGCGATAAGCGTGAAATGGTCCTCAAGAATGAGGGAGCGCGTAGGCTTCTCTTTCGTCCTTTTCGTTTTAGGCATGATGGCCGCAATGATTGCTAGCATCGCCGTTTATGTCAACGATCCGACTATCGAATCAATTGAATTTTCAGCAGCCCTGAACTTCACAGTCATGATGGCCGGAATCGGAGCCATCCTTTATTCTTTCATAACGATGCAAGGTGGCGCGAATATGGATACAACCGCCGGTGCGCTTTCGAGTCCTGCAGCAAGACTCCTGACGGCGTACAGGATGTCCGTTATTTCTCTCGTTCTTGTGAATGAGATTTTAATGGGATGGGCCTTTTCAATGATATCGGGCACCGTCGCTGCGAAGGCTCATTCCATATCACTGATTACGATCATCAATGTCCTGAATGCTTCCGTCAATTCCTACTGGTTCACGTTCACAATGTCTGCCGAGATGTTGGCATCACTCTTCTACTTCAGGAAGCGGATGCCGATGGAAATGAGGATCATAGTTTCGTTCCAATCTGTCTTTATGTTCCTTCTTCCTACTGCGCTCATACCGTTTCACGGAAGCAAATTCGGAGTGTATGCGGGCAGCGTCGCAATGTTGTTCCTTTTCATCTATCTCTTCGATTATCTGTACAAAAATCGCAATCTGAAAATCCCGATTTCGAATTACATCATGCTTCTGCTTGGCATTTATGTTTTTATGATGGCTTCCCTCTTTTACTGGTCTGCAGGAGGCGGCTTGTTTCCGTTGACGCTTTCGGTTATTGCCGAGATGATACTTTATTTCGGCGCTATTCTGAACGCGGACGCATTTGCAAAGAAAGATGCTATGGTATGGCTCACCCGACCTTCATGGGCTTTCATTCTGCTCAGCCTGATATTTGCCGGCGAATACTTCATGGCTGGCCTGCTTGATGTCCAGTTCTTCGGCTCTGTTTTTCTTTCGCACGTAGGCACTGCCGTCATCGGGCATAATATGGTTTTGGCAATACCTGCCCTGCTTTTCGACTTCATAGAGTACGTTGGTCTGATCACCGGTTCCGTATGGTTCTACGTGATGATGGGTGCCGAAATGGGGGCGCTTGTTATTTTTCAGATAGGGAAGGTGCATCAGATTGAGACAAAGATCAGACTGGCTCTTGTGGTCGTTGCCTATTCGGTGTACAGTGTCCTCATTCCGTTCTTCCTGATACCCGGAGACACGCTGTCCACCATTCCGTTCCTCGGGTGGAGTATGGGTGTCGGTACCTCTGGAGCATTCGCTCCCGCACTTCTTGCAGCCATGGCAGGAACTTATCTGATAAGCGGCATTCTTTCCTTTTTCTTCGGTGGAAGGCAGGTGTGCTCACTGTTCTGTACGGCCGCGCTGATGTACCAGGGAACGTTTTACGACTCGATGAAGGAATTCGGCAAATCCTCCAAAATAGCGAAGAAAGTGCGGCGAAATACGATGTCCAGACTTTATGTCGTTACCGCTTCACTCGTCTGGTCTTCAATTTTCATTGCTGTCCTCCTTTCATATCTGACATCAGTCGGTGTGATTCATGTGAGCCTGTTTGGAGTGGATCCTATTGTCTTTATATACGTTTTTTACTTCAATTTCCTCTGGTATGTTATTTTTATTTCAATACCCTACTTCGGAACATATGGTTGCGTCACCACCGGCGTATGCCACTGGGGTATGTTCAATCAGTTCGTTGGCAGACTCGGATTCTGGAAACTCAAAGTGAAAGATCCCATTGCCTGTGTCAACTGCAAAACAAAAGACTGTACAAATGCCTGCCCGGTCGGTCTCACAGCCATGCCAGGAAGTTTCATCGGCAAGGGCGAATTCAGGAGTTATAAGTGTATAGGTGTGGGTGAATGTGCTTCAGCATGCCCAGTGGATAACATCTTCTTCTACGATGTCAGAAACTGGTTCAGGGACTGGCTCAGATCGAAGCAATCGGAAAAGCGCCACAGTCTCATTCTGAAGATTGGGGGGAAGCGTGATTGA
- a CDS encoding cbb3-type cytochrome c oxidase subunit I — protein MGHGYKDEASPMKAQLKRWLFTTNHKDIGILYLFTSLIFFFFAGALALVMRTQLYVPNNTLVNAYYYNQLVTTHGLLMVFFFISAFAFSFANYVVPIQVGAKDMAFPRLNALSYWLYLFAGILFITGYAMPGGNIAGGWTIYQPLNQIRYSPQAGENAAILALIVLSISVIVSTVNFAVTIALKRAKGYRWIDLPMFTISIMFTIMMMWMAFPIFALDLGLLFIGRVIGASVLLSPVGGALLWQHLFWFFGHPEVYIVFLPALGIMYDVSSLFSGMPIYTKKLMIGAFAIETLMSLTVYMHHMFMTGTNLFWLNFANVNTLIIGIPAGVLVLGELTTKIKGTFRPETPALFTVGGVIAFIIGGASGIFLANIALDSGFNGNYPVVGHFHYIFAGTILFGIYSGLYYWFPKMFGRMYSEKLGKLHFVASFVGLNLLYFPMLALINMPRRYYTYPAGLGFTSLNQLATIGSYIFGFAQLIVIINIIYSIKRGKPASDNPWGGWSYEWLIPTPPPEFNFDGVPVVQGDRLLILPEVAGASETEHHGGGHLSPWPFALSLGIFVSLFGLTLYTYFSGIYNLVIGLGLMIFSIAVIGWFNDDYHDYFPVVERDDDPNKETWPFRNMDSKRLGMWVFITGDMFMFFAMIGAALFVIWQSPYFSSPLPKPLVDMTTLGVSIVVLGGSIVSLYAAHRGVRSDNKDMTVGGLVLTIIFALIYLGYTMSNWSQLAASGNGISNIAESPLLSVFYDAGIVHMMHIIAAIALLIYFLIKGLNGKLTSKMNSPSIAALLYFWGLIAVMGILLNGAFAMA, from the coding sequence ATGGGACACGGTTATAAGGATGAAGCATCTCCGATGAAGGCTCAGTTGAAGAGATGGCTGTTCACTACAAACCACAAGGACATAGGAATACTGTACCTGTTTACTTCGTTGATCTTCTTCTTCTTCGCGGGCGCCCTGGCGCTTGTGATGAGAACCCAGCTGTATGTGCCCAACAATACGCTTGTTAATGCGTACTACTACAATCAGCTGGTCACTACACACGGGCTGCTGATGGTTTTCTTTTTCATCAGTGCATTTGCTTTTTCTTTTGCCAACTATGTCGTCCCGATTCAGGTTGGCGCAAAAGATATGGCTTTCCCGAGATTGAACGCACTGAGTTACTGGCTCTATTTGTTTGCAGGCATTCTGTTCATAACTGGCTATGCTATGCCTGGAGGCAACATAGCCGGGGGATGGACAATTTACCAGCCGCTCAACCAGATAAGATACTCACCCCAGGCCGGAGAGAATGCGGCCATACTCGCGCTGATAGTTCTTTCTATTTCGGTCATCGTAAGCACGGTAAACTTTGCTGTGACAATCGCACTGAAGAGAGCCAAGGGATATCGCTGGATAGATCTCCCAATGTTTACCATATCCATAATGTTCACAATAATGATGATGTGGATGGCTTTTCCAATCTTCGCCCTAGATCTCGGGCTGCTGTTCATTGGCCGTGTGATCGGCGCTTCCGTGCTGCTGTCGCCAGTCGGCGGAGCTCTCCTGTGGCAGCATTTGTTCTGGTTCTTCGGACATCCGGAAGTCTACATTGTTTTTCTGCCTGCACTGGGTATAATGTATGACGTATCCAGCCTGTTTTCCGGAATGCCAATCTACACCAAGAAACTCATGATAGGTGCATTCGCAATTGAGACACTGATGAGCCTGACGGTGTACATGCACCACATGTTTATGACCGGCACGAATTTGTTCTGGCTGAATTTTGCGAACGTGAATACACTGATAATAGGTATTCCTGCAGGAGTGCTTGTCCTTGGAGAATTGACTACTAAGATTAAGGGCACATTCAGACCGGAGACTCCGGCGCTCTTCACAGTAGGAGGAGTGATAGCATTCATCATAGGAGGTGCCAGCGGAATATTCCTGGCAAACATTGCCCTGGACTCGGGGTTTAACGGGAACTACCCGGTTGTTGGACATTTCCACTATATTTTTGCGGGCACCATACTCTTCGGCATCTACTCGGGCCTGTACTACTGGTTCCCGAAAATGTTTGGCAGGATGTACAGCGAGAAACTGGGAAAGCTTCATTTCGTAGCTTCGTTCGTTGGTCTAAACCTCCTGTACTTCCCGATGCTGGCGCTTATCAACATGCCCAGAAGATACTACACATATCCTGCAGGGCTCGGCTTCACATCACTTAATCAGCTTGCAACCATAGGATCGTATATCTTTGGTTTCGCACAGCTCATTGTCATAATCAACATAATTTACTCCATTAAACGCGGTAAACCTGCGAGCGACAATCCCTGGGGAGGGTGGTCATATGAATGGCTCATACCGACACCGCCGCCGGAGTTCAATTTTGACGGCGTTCCCGTCGTTCAGGGTGACAGGTTGCTCATATTGCCTGAGGTTGCAGGCGCTTCGGAAACTGAGCACCACGGCGGCGGACATCTCAGCCCATGGCCATTCGCTCTTTCCCTCGGCATTTTCGTATCCTTGTTTGGTCTCACATTATATACATATTTCAGCGGGATCTATAACCTGGTTATAGGCCTTGGACTCATGATATTTTCCATTGCTGTTATCGGATGGTTCAACGACGACTATCACGATTATTTCCCCGTAGTGGAAAGGGATGACGACCCTAACAAAGAAACATGGCCCTTCAGGAATATGGACAGCAAGAGACTTGGAATGTGGGTTTTCATCACCGGCGACATGTTTATGTTCTTCGCGATGATCGGTGCTGCATTATTCGTAATCTGGCAATCTCCATACTTCTCCTCACCGTTGCCGAAACCGCTTGTAGACATGACAACACTGGGGGTAAGCATAGTTGTCCTCGGAGGCAGCATCGTGAGCCTTTATGCCGCACACAGGGGGGTCAGAAGTGACAACAAAGATATGACCGTCGGCGGACTCGTGCTCACAATAATATTTGCATTGATATACCTGGGATATACGATGTCAAATTGGAGTCAACTTGCTGCTTCCGGAAATGGCATTTCAAACATAGCAGAGAGTCCGTTGTTGTCGGTATTCTATGATGCAGGAATAGTCCACATGATGCACATCATAGCAGCAATTGCATTGCTAATATACTTCCTTATCAAGGGACTGAACGGTAAACTGACAAGCAAAATGAACTCGCCGAGCATAGCCGCATTGCTCTATTTCTGGGGCCTTATCGCAGTCATGGGAATTCTGCTTAACGGGGCGTTTGCGATGGCGTAA
- a CDS encoding heavy metal translocating P-type ATPase: MAKDPICGMYVDEKTVTLTSIVGGKTYYFCASSCKEQFDAPLKSWHRNKVKTAVSWSLGIPVFIITYFVHFYGDYLVLLVLAGIVQFWPGLRFYCGLIDGIRSRSTNMDTLIAVGTTTAFVYSAAIVFQNPLSGTAGVYFDASSLIIALILTGNLMEEMMKGRASEAARRLMDIQPTSANVLRNGAEVSTPVEEVQTGDMIRVRPGEIIPVDGVVVEGVSEVDQSIVTGESIPVLKSIGNDVVGGTLNTTGTFVIRATTVGSDSALSQIIDLVTQAREGKASVQRLADRISSYFVPIVVSSALISSLFWYFVANAGTTIAILAFVSVIVVACPCSLGIATPAALMVGAGKGAKLGILFKGGDSIEMASKVDVVVVDKTGTLTEGRFELSNIRSYADFTKDEIVSILASIEAHSEHPVAKAVMEYAQVSGIRPGQVTEFEAQPGLGIHAKVAGKTYWAGNIDMARSQSVSEEDIEAARRDIIEEEEKTRTVVLTGLENRIIGLASFQDIVREGSSGLQASLSSMGIKLIMITGDNSRAAASIANKIGISDFYADVRPEGKEKIIRELQGKGHVVAMVGDGINDAPSLASSDVGMAVGSGTDIAKSAGNVVLMNANPDDIAVALSLGRRTFAKIKQNLFWAFAYNAILIPVAAGALVPLLGLGIYGVMPILAAIAMAFSSTTVVTNSLLLNRFSYAPAVLHGAGGPV; the protein is encoded by the coding sequence ATGGCCAAGGATCCGATCTGCGGCATGTACGTGGATGAGAAGACGGTCACGCTCACCAGCATAGTCGGCGGAAAAACTTATTATTTCTGCGCTTCATCGTGCAAGGAGCAATTCGACGCTCCTTTGAAATCATGGCACAGGAATAAAGTGAAGACGGCTGTTAGCTGGTCGCTCGGCATCCCTGTCTTTATCATCACATATTTTGTTCATTTCTACGGCGATTATCTCGTCCTTCTGGTGCTCGCCGGCATCGTTCAGTTCTGGCCGGGGTTGAGATTCTATTGTGGTCTTATTGACGGTATCAGGAGCAGGTCAACAAACATGGATACGCTGATTGCAGTTGGCACGACAACTGCGTTTGTATACAGTGCTGCTATTGTTTTTCAGAATCCACTGTCAGGCACGGCCGGTGTTTATTTTGACGCATCTTCGCTCATAATCGCACTCATACTCACGGGGAACCTCATGGAGGAGATGATGAAGGGAAGAGCCTCCGAAGCGGCGAGGCGCCTGATGGACATACAGCCAACGAGCGCGAATGTTCTCCGGAATGGAGCGGAGGTGTCGACACCTGTTGAGGAGGTTCAGACAGGCGACATGATACGCGTGCGGCCGGGTGAAATCATTCCCGTAGATGGCGTCGTTGTGGAAGGCGTCAGTGAAGTGGATCAGTCAATTGTCACTGGTGAGTCCATCCCCGTGTTGAAGAGCATCGGGAACGACGTCGTTGGCGGGACACTTAACACAACAGGAACATTTGTCATCAGGGCAACAACTGTTGGCTCTGACAGCGCACTTTCGCAAATAATCGATTTGGTAACGCAGGCTAGGGAGGGAAAAGCATCCGTTCAGCGGCTTGCCGACAGAATCTCATCCTATTTTGTCCCAATAGTAGTGAGTTCAGCACTTATTTCGTCTTTGTTCTGGTACTTCGTTGCGAATGCGGGCACCACCATTGCAATACTCGCCTTTGTTTCAGTAATTGTCGTGGCCTGCCCGTGCTCTCTCGGTATCGCGACTCCGGCTGCATTGATGGTCGGCGCTGGGAAAGGTGCGAAATTGGGCATATTGTTCAAGGGCGGAGACTCTATTGAAATGGCGAGCAAAGTGGATGTTGTCGTAGTCGACAAGACCGGAACGCTGACCGAGGGACGTTTTGAACTGTCGAATATCAGATCATACGCAGATTTTACCAAGGATGAAATCGTAAGTATTCTGGCATCGATTGAGGCACACTCCGAGCATCCTGTGGCAAAAGCCGTGATGGAATACGCGCAAGTTTCTGGTATACGTCCAGGTCAGGTTACAGAATTCGAGGCACAACCAGGACTGGGCATTCACGCCAAAGTGGCCGGCAAGACGTACTGGGCCGGAAATATCGATATGGCCAGATCACAGTCGGTCAGTGAGGAAGACATCGAAGCGGCGCGCCGGGACATTATCGAGGAAGAGGAGAAGACAAGAACAGTTGTTCTTACCGGACTTGAGAACAGGATCATCGGTCTGGCGTCGTTTCAGGACATTGTCCGCGAAGGTTCCAGCGGATTGCAGGCTTCCCTTTCCAGTATGGGTATTAAACTGATCATGATTACCGGCGATAACAGCAGAGCTGCCGCAAGCATTGCGAACAAAATCGGCATATCTGACTTTTATGCAGATGTCAGACCAGAAGGAAAGGAGAAGATTATCCGGGAACTTCAAGGCAAGGGTCATGTTGTGGCTATGGTCGGAGACGGCATAAATGATGCACCTTCTCTCGCTTCATCGGACGTGGGTATGGCTGTCGGAAGCGGAACTGATATAGCTAAATCGGCTGGCAACGTAGTCCTGATGAATGCGAATCCGGATGACATCGCCGTTGCACTGAGTCTTGGCCGAAGAACGTTTGCAAAAATAAAGCAGAACCTTTTCTGGGCTTTTGCCTACAATGCAATATTGATTCCGGTGGCGGCCGGAGCGCTGGTCCCTCTTCTGGGCCTCGGCATATATGGCGTTATGCCCATATTGGCAGCCATCGCTATGGCTTTCAGCAGCACAACAGTCGTTACGAATTCGCTTCTGCTCAACAGATTCAGCTATGCGCCTGCAGTTCTGCATGGTGCAGGAGGACCGGTGTGA
- a CDS encoding YHS domain-containing protein: MAVDVVCRMSVDEKNAKFRSEHKGTQYYFCCAACKKSFDANPARYVRN; the protein is encoded by the coding sequence TTGGCTGTTGATGTTGTCTGCAGGATGAGTGTCGATGAAAAGAATGCGAAATTCAGGTCAGAACACAAGGGCACCCAATACTATTTCTGCTGCGCCGCATGCAAGAAGTCATTCGATGCCAATCCCGCAAGATATGTCAGAAATTGA
- a CDS encoding polyprenyl synthetase family protein encodes MKEVLALDFGIGEELQMVEQTLKESVKSDSATLTEIAMHVIDAGGKRIRPAICILSYKAVGGSPNEIGSAIDAAVAVELIHSATLIHDDITDEGEKRRGRVTAYRKYGVHNALVAGDFMFVQGFKYGRFLSPEAIRIAAEAYERLAEGEMLQEQWKNDSSIPMNEYIKIVNGKTASVFSASAQLGAYHGGGSDEEIELIGEYGTDVGIAFQIVDDVLDIVSDENTLGKSVGNDIREGNMTLPLIFAMNNGVDKKLLESVISRKKKAKAMIGNAIEMIRHSGCIDESMKVAEGYIRKAVANARKLKSSPYREELIQLPQSVLARTR; translated from the coding sequence ATGAAGGAAGTGCTGGCGTTGGATTTTGGCATCGGAGAGGAGCTTCAAATGGTGGAGCAGACGCTCAAAGAGAGCGTGAAATCCGACAGCGCCACGCTGACAGAGATTGCCATGCATGTAATAGATGCCGGCGGGAAGAGGATCAGGCCGGCAATTTGCATACTTTCATACAAGGCCGTGGGCGGATCACCGAACGAAATAGGCAGTGCGATTGATGCAGCGGTTGCGGTTGAACTGATTCACAGTGCAACGTTGATTCACGACGACATAACCGATGAGGGCGAGAAGAGACGGGGCAGAGTGACTGCCTACAGGAAATATGGCGTACACAATGCGCTTGTTGCCGGAGATTTCATGTTTGTCCAAGGATTCAAATACGGCAGATTTCTGAGTCCTGAAGCCATAAGAATTGCCGCAGAGGCGTACGAGAGACTGGCAGAAGGCGAAATGCTGCAGGAACAATGGAAAAACGATTCTTCGATTCCGATGAACGAGTATATCAAAATCGTGAATGGGAAAACTGCTTCAGTTTTTTCTGCCAGCGCGCAACTCGGTGCATATCATGGAGGAGGATCGGATGAGGAGATTGAACTCATAGGTGAATACGGCACCGATGTCGGTATAGCATTTCAGATTGTTGACGACGTCCTTGACATAGTTTCGGATGAAAATACACTCGGCAAGAGTGTTGGAAATGATATTAGAGAAGGCAATATGACGCTTCCCCTGATATTCGCCATGAACAACGGCGTGGACAAGAAACTGCTTGAGAGCGTCATAAGCAGGAAGAAGAAGGCAAAGGCTATGATCGGGAATGCCATTGAGATGATCAGGCACAGCGGCTGCATAGATGAGTCCATGAAAGTGGCCGAAGGGTATATCAGGAAGGCTGTTGCAAATGCCAGGAAATTAAAATCTTCGCCTTATCGCGAAGAACTGATTCAACTCCCTCAATCCGTGCTTGCAAGAACCAGGTAG
- a CDS encoding NAD(P)/FAD-dependent oxidoreductase, translating to MKRYDVIVVGAGPGGSSTAEYAARAGLSVLFIDSRKEIGWPVQCGEFMPKTDEVTRLFPEVESPGELFDVPANLVSKPTKIIRMVSPSMREYDINFSGYSTERREFDKYLAGKAVRAGAELMTDTKFTGREGRNTVVTTKGKFEAEIIVGADGPFSSVRKSVGGHTPSLLYPAMSTTMDGEFGDVIYMYFGNVAPAGYGWIIPKSGGANVGLGADPNLADKKVGFYARDFIAQVGRKFNTKPRQIVAGGWVPMSGPIDRTVYDNVLLVGDAAGHVMATNGGGICIAMICGRIAGRAIGEHLNSHRPLDDYEEQWRKAVGKDLETARKMMSYAYFTFSNDWLLSILFRIAGAGGLSKVIKCKSVFSLKNWN from the coding sequence ATGAAAAGATATGACGTTATTGTAGTCGGAGCTGGCCCGGGGGGGAGCTCTACCGCAGAATACGCTGCAAGGGCCGGGCTCAGTGTCCTTTTCATCGACAGCAGAAAGGAAATAGGATGGCCTGTTCAATGCGGAGAATTCATGCCAAAGACGGACGAAGTTACCCGTCTCTTTCCTGAAGTGGAATCACCAGGAGAACTGTTCGATGTGCCGGCCAATCTTGTTTCGAAGCCCACGAAGATCATCAGAATGGTGTCACCGAGCATGAGGGAATACGACATAAATTTCTCTGGATATTCGACAGAGAGAAGAGAATTCGACAAATATCTGGCAGGCAAGGCGGTCAGGGCCGGCGCGGAACTTATGACCGATACGAAATTCACAGGCAGGGAGGGGAGAAACACCGTGGTCACGACGAAGGGCAAATTTGAGGCGGAAATTATCGTCGGGGCGGACGGCCCTTTCTCGTCTGTCAGAAAGTCTGTTGGCGGACATACGCCCTCACTGCTCTATCCGGCCATGTCGACAACTATGGATGGAGAATTCGGCGATGTCATCTACATGTATTTCGGAAATGTGGCGCCTGCGGGCTACGGGTGGATCATACCCAAAAGCGGAGGAGCCAACGTGGGGCTCGGTGCAGATCCAAATCTAGCGGATAAGAAGGTGGGTTTCTACGCCCGCGATTTCATAGCCCAGGTTGGGCGTAAATTCAACACGAAACCGAGACAAATTGTTGCCGGCGGATGGGTGCCCATGTCCGGACCTATCGACAGGACGGTGTACGACAACGTGCTGCTTGTGGGTGACGCAGCGGGCCATGTGATGGCTACCAACGGCGGCGGCATATGCATAGCGATGATTTGCGGCAGAATCGCCGGAAGAGCCATTGGCGAACATCTGAACAGTCACAGGCCGCTGGACGACTACGAAGAACAGTGGAGAAAGGCCGTGGGAAAGGATCTTGAAACGGCCAGAAAGATGATGAGTTACGCATACTTCACATTCAGCAACGACTGGCTGCTATCAATACTATTCAGAATAGCAGGAGCGGGCGGATTAAGCAAGGTGATCAAGTGCAAATCCGTATTTTCCCTGAAAAACTGGAACTGA
- a CDS encoding MFS transporter — protein sequence MGTKTNSDSGRDAGTSTTSAGASPFRSMDDSKVKGYHLKTILIAGMGFFTDAYDLFVIGILAAMFAFYTPFAIPHSVFSFPLGGKTAVVSGIELISASAIFGAAVGPFIFGRLGDKFGRKKIYGIEMLILVFGAIASGLSWSFASLVFFRFALGIGIGGDYPMSATIMSEYANVKNRGRLVGTVFAMQGFGLLAGIVLGIGLLAAMPNSLDLVWRLLLVAGAIPAISVYYYRRKMPETPRFTYHVQGNKEETAKVISSLTGQNSDIKGEVKVRKGSYLNFLSTYFPLIIGTAFSWFLFDVSFYGTSIYTPTLLSSLSLLYSPGLTPVQHLLIAEEYTAAVDIIFTIPGYWIAVATIDRLGRKTLQTVGFAVMAVAFGVLGFDPSLISLGMPFVLIYGLTFLFGNIGPNTTTFVLPAESFPTQYRGTGHGIAAGAGKLGASLSTLVFGTLTVLWHDSGMMLFLSAVAIAGTIVTLVFIKETKQMTLEDASGDYAAQSTPE from the coding sequence ATGGGTACAAAAACAAACTCAGACTCAGGAAGGGATGCTGGCACTTCGACGACATCTGCCGGTGCGAGTCCCTTCAGATCTATGGATGATTCCAAAGTAAAGGGCTATCATCTGAAGACGATTTTGATCGCAGGAATGGGGTTTTTCACGGACGCGTACGACCTCTTTGTAATAGGTATACTCGCGGCCATGTTTGCATTCTACACGCCGTTTGCAATACCTCACTCTGTGTTCTCCTTCCCGCTGGGCGGGAAAACGGCAGTCGTTTCAGGTATAGAACTGATAAGTGCTTCGGCAATATTTGGCGCGGCCGTGGGCCCGTTTATATTCGGGCGCCTTGGTGACAAATTCGGAAGGAAAAAGATCTACGGCATTGAAATGCTAATACTGGTTTTCGGCGCAATTGCATCGGGCCTTTCATGGAGCTTCGCTTCCCTCGTGTTTTTCAGATTTGCTCTGGGTATCGGCATCGGCGGCGACTATCCGATGAGCGCGACAATAATGAGCGAATATGCCAATGTGAAGAACAGGGGAAGACTGGTCGGAACTGTATTTGCAATGCAGGGTTTCGGCCTCCTTGCCGGCATAGTGCTCGGCATAGGTCTCCTAGCTGCAATGCCTAACTCTCTCGACCTGGTCTGGCGGCTCCTGCTCGTAGCCGGTGCCATACCTGCTATATCTGTGTATTATTACAGAAGGAAGATGCCAGAAACACCGAGATTCACATACCACGTCCAGGGAAATAAAGAGGAGACAGCAAAGGTCATATCCTCACTGACCGGCCAGAATTCCGACATAAAAGGGGAAGTGAAAGTCAGGAAAGGCAGCTACCTCAACTTCCTGTCCACCTACTTTCCGCTCATAATCGGCACTGCATTCAGCTGGTTCCTCTTCGATGTGTCTTTCTACGGCACATCAATCTACACGCCAACGCTGCTCTCTTCGCTCAGTCTTCTGTACTCGCCGGGCCTGACACCTGTGCAGCATCTTCTGATAGCAGAGGAGTATACAGCTGCGGTGGACATCATCTTCACCATACCTGGCTACTGGATAGCTGTTGCAACAATTGACAGGCTGGGTCGCAAGACCCTTCAGACAGTCGGTTTTGCAGTCATGGCTGTGGCATTCGGCGTCCTCGGATTTGATCCGTCGCTGATATCGCTCGGCATGCCGTTTGTCCTCATCTACGGTCTTACCTTCCTGTTCGGAAACATAGGACCCAATACAACGACGTTCGTGCTGCCTGCCGAATCATTCCCGACACAGTACAGGGGCACTGGACATGGTATAGCCGCGGGTGCGGGCAAACTCGGAGCATCGCTCAGCACGCTCGTATTTGGAACACTGACCGTTCTGTGGCATGATTCCGGTATGATGCTGTTCCTGTCGGCTGTCGCAATTGCCGGCACAATAGTGACGCTGGTCTTCATCAAGGAGACAAAACAGATGACGCTCGAGGATGCTTCCGGAGATTATGCGGCGCAGAGCACTCCTGAATAG